The genomic segment CCTCGACATCGAAGCTGGTGGTGTTGCCGGCGATGAGGTCGCCCGCCCACGTCGTGACCTCGTAGGTGCCGTTCGGGACGTCGACGGCGAAGGCCGACGTGCCGCTGATCGTGAAGTCGCGCAGCATGAGGTCGTCGCCGCCGCGGTCGCGGAATCCGTTCGACGCGGGCGCCGTGGTGAAGCCGTAGCCCTGCGCGGCGGAGTAGGCCGTGCCGGGGTGCACGCCGAGCCAGCCGGCGGCGACCGGCGTGGCCGGACCGCCGAAGTCGAACGAGTAGTCCACCTCGGCGGCGGCCGCGGGAGCCGTGACCAGGAGGGCGCTCGACGCGACGAGCGCCCCGGTGGTCGCAGCGATGATGAGCGTTCTCAGTCGTTGGGGACGACGAGTGGATCGCACGGGATCTCCCTTGATGGTGTGCGGTGGAGGGGAAAGCGTTTCCCGAGGAAACGTTTTACAGCCTTGCTCACCAGGCCGCGCACGTCAAGAGCCACGTCACGAACATCGCGCCGGCCAGCCCGGATGTTCGCCGATCCGGCCCCGCGCCGTCCCAGCAGGCGTAGCCTCCCGGGCATGACACCTTCGCCATCCGGGATCACGACGGTCGGGCAGCTCCGCGCCTCGGGCCACACGTACCGCCCGGTCCGCATCGAGATCCGCGAGAACCTCCTCGCCGCCCTCGCCGACGGCGGCGACCCGTGGCCCGGCATCCACGGCTTCGACGACACCGTGATCCCGCAGCTCGAGCGGGCGCTTCTGGCCGGCCACGACATCGTGCTGCTCGGCGAGCGCGGTCAAGGCAAGACGCGGCTCCTCCGCAGCCTCGTGGGACTGCTCGACGAGTGGTCGCCGGTGATCGAGGGGTCCGAGCTCGGCGAGCATCCGTTCCACCCCGTCACTCCGGCATCCGTCCGCCGCGCCGGCGAGCTCGGCGACGACCTGCCCGTGGTCTGGCGTCACCGCAGCGAGCGGTACGCCGAGAAGCTCGCCACTCCGGACACCTCGGTGGCCGACCTCATCGGCGACGTCGACCCGATCAAGGTCGCCGAGGGCCGTTCCCTCGGCGACCCCGAGACCATCCACTACGGGCTCGTGCCGCGCAGCAACGGCGGCATCGTTGCGATCAACGAGCTGCCCGACCTGGCCGAGCGCATCCAGGTGTCGCTGCTGAACGTCATGGAGGAGCGCGACATCCAGATCCGCGGCTACGTGCTGCGCCTCGACCTCGACGTCCTCGTCGTCGCCACCGCCAACCCCGAGGACTACACCAACCGCGGCCGCATCATCACGCCGCTGCAGGACCGCTTCGGCGCCGAGATCCGCACGCACTACCCGCAGACGATCGACGAGGAGATCGCGGTCATCCGCCAGGAGGCCGACCTCGTCGCCCTCGTGCCGACGCACCTTCTCGAGATCCTCGCGCGCTTCACGCGCAACCTGCGAGAGTCGGATGCCGTCGACCAGCGCGCGGGCGTCTCCGCGAGGTTCGCGATCGCCGGCGCCGAGACGATCGCCGCGGCCGCCCTGCACCGCGCGACGCGGCAGCACGAGGACGTCGCGGCCGCCCGGCCGGTGGACCTCGAGACCGCCGTGGACGTCCTCGGCGGCAAGATCGAGTTCGAGACGGGCGAGGAGGGGCGCGAGCGGGCGATCCTCGAGCACCTGCTGCGCACCGCCGTCGCCGACACCGCCCGTGCGCACCTGCGAGGCCTCGACGCCCGGGCGCTCGCCGACGCGCTGCACAATGGCGCGACCGTCATGACGGGGGAGCAGGTGCGAGCCGCCGACGTTCTCGCGGCGTTGCCGGTGCTCGGCGAGTCCGACCTGTACGACGAGGTCGCTCGTCGCCTGGACGCGTCGACGCCGGGCGAGCGGGCCGGCGCCGTGGAGCTCCTCCTCGAGTCGCTCTACCTCGACAAGCGCATCGGCAAGGACAGCGCGGGCGGTGAGACGGTCTATGGCTGACACGCGAGGAGGAGGCATCCGGTAATGCCACGCTCCTTCCACCGCACCCCCGCGCACATCGCCCGCTACGGGCGCTACACCGGCGGCGATCCGCTCGCGCCGCCGGTCGCCATCCAGTCCGCGCTCGAGACGATCGGTCAGGACGTGATGTCGGGAACCTCCGCCGAGCGCGCGATGCGCGAGTACCTGCGCCGTGGGGACCGCGACCGGCTCGGCCTCGACGACCTCGCCCGACGGGTCCGCGAGCGCCGCGCCGAGCTCACCCGGCGCCACCGCCTCGACGGCACGCTCGAGGAGGTCAGAAGGCTCCTCGACCGCGCCGTCCTGGAGGAGCGCAAGCACCTCGTGCGCGACGTGAACCTCGACGACGACGTGCGCGCCTTCGCCGAGATGCGCCTGGAGAACCTGCCGCCTTCGACCGCCGCGGCTGTCAACGAGCTCGCCGACTACGACTGGCAGAGCCCGAGCGCGCGCGCCGACTACGACCGCATCCGTGAGCTGCTCGGTCGCGAGCTGCTCGATCAGCGGTTCGCCGGCATGAAGAACGCGCTGGAGAATGCGACGGATGCCGATCGCCAGGCCATCCGCGACATGCTCAACGATCTCAACGACCTGCTCGAGAAGCGCCGCCTGGGCGAGGACACGCAGGAGGACTTCGACGAGTTCATGCGCAAGCACGGGGACCAGTTCCCCGAGAACCCGCAGAACCTCGACGAGCTGCTCGACACGCTCGCCGAGCGCTCCGCGGCGGCGCAGCGGATGCTCAACTCGATGACGCCCGAACAGCGCGACGAGCTGATGAGCCTGGCCGAGCAGGCGTTCGGCTCACCCGACCTCATGCAGTCCCTGTCTCGACTCGACGACAATCTGCGGTCGCTCCGGCCCGGCGAGGACTGGACGGGGTCGGCATCCTTCTCGGGCGATCAGCCGACGGGCCTCGGCGAGGCGACCGGGATCATGCAGGATCTCTCCGACCTCGATTCGCTCACCGACCAGCTCGGGCAGATGTACCCCGGCGCGCGCATGGACGACATCGACCTCGACGCGCTCGAGCGGCTCATCGGCCAGGACGCCGCCGTCAGCGCGCGCACGCTGCGCGAGCTGGAGCAGGAGCTTCGGGACACCGGGATGCTGCTGCGCGCGTCCGACGGACAGCTCCGGCTCACGCCCCGGGCGATGCGGCAGCTCGGGCGGGCTCTCCTGCGCGACATCGCGACGCGCCAGTCGGGGCGCACCGGCCGTCGCGAGACGAGGAACGTGGGCGCCGCCGGCGACCGCACCGGATCGACGCGCGAGTGGGCGTTCGGCGACACCGAGCCGTGGGATATCCCGCGCACCGTCTCGAACGCGGTGCTGCGGACCGTTCTCGACGGCGGGGACGTCGCGGCCGGCGTGCGGCTCGACACGCGAGACGTCGAAGTCGTCGAGACCGAGCAGCGCACACAGGCGGCGGTCGCACTGCTGGTCGACACGTCGTTCTCGATGGCGATGGACGGCCGGTGGGTGCCGATGAAGCGCACGGCGCTGGCACTGCACCACCTCATCTCGACGCGGTTCCGCGGCGACAAGCTGCAGCTGATCGCATTCGCGCGGCACGCCGAGGTGATCGACATCGAGCAGTTGACGGCGAAGGACGCAGTGTGGGACAAGGGCACCAACCTGCAGCACGCGCTCCTGCTCGCGCAGCGGCACTTCCGCAAGAATCCGACGGCCCAGCCGGTGCTCCTCATCGTCACGGACGGCGAACCCACCTCGCACCTGCGACCCGACGGGAGCGTGTTCTTCTCCTACCCGCCCGACCCGCACACGGTGGCGGCGACTGTGCGCGAGCTCGACAACGTGCACCGGATGGGCGCGCAGACGACGTTCTTCCGGCTGGGGGAGGACCCCGGCCTCGCCCGGTTCATCGGCGCCCTCGCGCGACGGGCCGGCGGGCACGTCGTCGCGCCGGAGCTGGACGACCTCGGCCGCGCGGTCGTCGACAGCTATCTCGGTGCCCGGCACACCGGCCGCGGTACGCCCGAGGACTTCGGCGACATGCTCCGCGGTCGGTCGTGGTGGTGGTGACGTGGAGGGTCGTCACACCTCGGAGTGATTCGTGTGGTCGCCATGCTCCCGAGCGCAGAGCGGATGGATGCCGCGGGCTCCTCGCGATGAGGAGCCCGCGCCGTTCGGTCAGCCCGACGCGCCCTTGCGCGGCTTGATGAACGCCCTCGACTCCTGGCTCGCGCGCTTCTCGGCGCGCTTCTCCTTGAGCGACGACTGCGCGACCTTCTTCGCGCCGCGTCCACGCGGTGATCTATCCGACATGACTCCTCGCTTCCCCTTCTGGCTGGCGGGTGAACCCTCGACCATAGCCCGCTTTTCGGGAAAGTCAATTCGCGACCAGAACTCAGAAAAAAACCGCTGACTTGCCTTTTTCTGAATCCCGGCTATGGTGATGGCCATGACCGCCATGGCCCGTCCCCACCGCTCGGAGCGTCTTGTCGACGCCTCCGTGGTGACGGCGGTGGTCGAGATCGCGGGCGCCCGGCACGAGGTGCTCCCGCCCCGGCGGACCGGCGCGGATGCGCTGCTCCTGCAGCCCACCCGTGGCGTCGCGCCCCCGTAGACCGGTCCTCACCGATCGGTCCATCCGGACATCCCGCGTCGCACCTGCGGCGCTTTTTTTGTACCCCGAGGAGCAAGCATGACCATCGACACCACCGCGTCGGCCCCGCTCGCCGGCGCCCAGCACGAGCTCGAGCGGCAGCTCGAAGAGCGCCTCAGCGCCCTGCAGGAGATCGAGCCGTTCGCCCTCCCGAGCATCGACCCCGTCGCGTACCAGACGGCAGCCTCTCACCGCGTCGCGATCGAGCAGATCAGCGCCGCACTGAACCGGATCACCCAGGGGACGTACGGGCGATGCACCCGCTGCGGTCGCGAGATCGCACCCGCGCGGCTCGAAGTGCTCCCGTACGCCGCCGCCTGCATCGAATGTCAGAGCCATGTCGACGCCGCGTAACTGCAAGCCGGTCGAGATCCCCTCTCTCCCACCGGTCCCCCATGCACGGGCGGCTGGGTCCCTCGCGCACCTGCGCGGCCGCGTTCTCGAGCGGGCGGGCGCGCTGCTGCACCCGCGCGCCGGCCGTGGGGTCGTGCACCGGCGGCTCGCCGGTCACCGCGACGAGCGCACCGCGGACCGGCGCGCGGACCGGGGCGACGCCGACGCCGGCCCCGCGAGCACCTTCCGCGGGGCCACGGCTCGCTTCGTCGCCCTCGGGTAGGCCAGGCCCCCGGCGCTCCTGGGGAGTGCCTCCGCAACGAGAGTGGAGCTCGCCGTCCAGCTGCGCGGAAGCGGCTCCGCCGACGCCGAACAGGTGCCGCAACGGAGTCTGTTGACCCGCCTGTGGACGAGGGCCAAGATGAGGATCGTTCGCATCGCGGCGAACCTCCGCGAGCGGGCGGCCGGGTGATCAACCCGGCTCTTCACACGCATCCGCGCAAGGGGGAACGCATGTTCCGTGAGCTCGCCGTCGCCACCGCCGTCGCATTGGTCATCTCCGGGATCGGGGTGGGGCCGGCCATGGCCAGTCCGCCGCCGGAAGAGGTCGCGGACGACGTCGGCGTGGGGGTGTACGAGGCCACCGTCGACGCGGACGGTCTCGCAACGATCGCCGAACTCGGTGTGGACCGTGCGGAGGGTGAGCTGATGGTGCAGCCCGGCGCGGACGGCACGTTCGTCGTCCAGGTCGTCCTGCCCTCGGTGCAGGCCGAGCAGGTCCGCGCCGGCGGCATCGACCTGCAGCCGGTGGTCGACGGCGGAGCTGCCGGTCCGGGGGCGCGCTCCTTCCAGGCAGAAGCGGTCGCCGAGGGCGTCTTCCGTCCCTACCTCGGCGAGGGCGGCATCGCGGAGGAGCTGGCGGCACAGGCCGCCGCGTACCCCGACATCGCGCAGCTCGTCACCTTCGGTAAGACGTGGATGGGAACGCCGATGCAGGCGGTCCGCGTGACGCGCGACCCCGGCAGGGTCGCCCAGGGCAAGCGGCCGACGACGGTGTTCCTGGCCGCACAGCACGCACGAGAGTGGATCACGCCCGAGATGGTGCGCCGCCTCCTCGACCAGGTGCTGACCTCGTACGGCAGCGACCCCAAGGTCACCGACCTGGTGCGGACCACCGAGATGTGGTTCATCCCCGTGGCGAACCCTGACGGCTACGACTTCACCTTCGAGGTGGCCCCGACGCCGGACGACCCCGGAACCCGCCTGTGGCGCAAGAACCTGCGCGACAACAACAGCAACACGGTGATCGACGGCGGCGACGGCGTCGACCTGAACCGCAACTCCCCGACGCGCTGGGGCTACGACAACGAGGGATCGTCGCCGAACCCGAGCAGCCTCACCTATCGCGGGCCGTCGCCCGGCTCCGAGCCGGAGTCCCAGGCGCTCTACGACCTGTTCGCGAAGATCACGCCTCAGTTCTTCATCAACTACCACTCCGCAGCCGAGCTCCTGCTGCACGGCATCGGCTGGCAGGTCGCGACTCCGTCGCCCGATGACGTGATCTACGAGGCGATGGTCGGTGACGACGCCGACCCGGCTGTTCCCGGCTACGACCCCGACATCTCCGCGGAGCTGTACACGACGAACGGCGACATCGACTCCCACATGCAGGAGGCGTACGGCACGCTCGGGTTCACGCCCGAGATGTCGACGTGCCTGGCGGCGGTGGCATCCGATCCCGATGACGACTGGACGGAGGCCGACTGCGGCGACAACCTGCAGGGCTTCGACTTCCCCGACGACGAGCAGCTCATCCAGGCGGAGTTCGCGAAGAACGTGCCGTTCGCCCTCGCGGTGGCCGAGTCGGCGAAAGACCCCGACGACCCGGTGTCGGTGGTCGGACGCGACGCCGAGGAGTTCCGCGTCGACACCTTCTCGGTGTCGTACGGCGACCCGCAGACGGTGGCCGTCACCGCGCAGCGCGCGCTGAAGGCCAAGAAGCTCATGTACTCGATCAACGGAGGGCGTGCCGTCCAGGCGAGCGTGTCGGAGTGGGACGGCGGAGAACGCTACGGATTCGAGAACGACGACTACTACGCCGAGTACCGGGGCGTCGTGCGCGGCGCGAAGCCCGGCGATTCCGTCGAGGTGTGGTTCACGGGCGTGGCATCGGCCAATGATCTGCCGAAGGGGGAGAAGGCGGGGCCGCGAGAGAGCGCGCACTTCACCTACGAGGTCGCCCAGGACACGGGCCACTCCGTGCTCGTCGTCGCGAACGAGGACTACAAGGGGTACAACCCCGAGACGACACCGCGCAACAACGGCCTCAAGCATCTCGGCGCGCACGTCGACGCACTCCTGGCGAACGAGGTGACGCCGGACGTCTGGGACGTGGACGCGCAGGGCGTGCCTCACGATCTCGGTGTGCTGAGCCACTACGACGCGGTGGTCTGGTACCTGGGCGACAATCGGCTGACGCAGGACCAGGAGGACGTGTTCACCTCGTACTTCGGCTCGGACATTCCCGACCTCGCGGTCGCCGAGCGCCAGCAGTACCTGACGATCGCGATGCGCGACTACCTCAACGAGGGCGGGAAGGTCGCCTACGACGGGGAGACGACCGCGTACTACGGCCTCGGAGCCGGCCTCTTCGGCGGCATCTGGTACGGCCTCGACGGGGCTCCCGAAGAGGACTGCGTCGTCACGTCCGATCCGTTCTCGGACTGCCTCCTGCTCGCCGATGACTTCACCCAGTATTGGATGGGGGCGTACGGGCGACAGGACTCCGGAGCGCAGACGGGCACCGCGGGCGTCGCTGCGCCGCTCGACGGTCTGACGCTCGAGTTCGGGGGACCGGCGACGGTCGGCAACGCGATCGACGAGGTGGGGGCGTTCATCGTGACGAGCGATGTCCTGCCGGTCGACGAGTTCCCGCAGTTCGCGAGCGAGGGCGCCGCCGAGTACCCCGACCCGTTCGACGCGGTCGAAGGCGAGTGGGCGGCAGCGGCGGGCCATATCGACGACGGCTATCAGCGGCTCGGCCGGACATACGACCTGACGGCGCTGACGGCGGCGAACGCACCGGCGTTCCAGGCGCAGATCGGGTTCGACCTCGAGGCCGGCTACGACAACGTCATCGTCGAGGCGCGTCCCGCCGGCGCCGGTGACGACGCGTGGACCACCCTTCCCGAGGCGGGCGGAGCGACGAGTCCGGCGGTTCCGACGGAGTGCGAGGCGGGCTTCCTCCTCGCGCTGCACCCGTGGCTGCTCAACTACCTGACGCCGGGCAACCCGTGCACAACTCCAGGTGCGACGGGCGACTGGAACGCCCTGACCGGCTCCTCGCTGTGGGTGCCCGTCTCGTACGACCTGAGCGCGTACGCGGGTGGCCAGGTCGAGATCGTCGTGAGCTACGTGACCGACCCGGCGACGGGCGGCCTCGGTGTCATCATCGACGACACGAAGCTGGTCAGCACGGCCGGCACGTCTCAGGCCGAGGGCTTCGAGGAGGGCCTCGGCGCTTGGCAGGTGCTCGGCGCTCCCGAGGACAGTCCGGAGAACTCCTCCGACTGGGAGCGCGCGGACGGTCTCGCCGAGCTCGCTTCCGTGACTGCCACGGAGGACACGCTGCTCTTCGGCTTCGGTCTGGAGCAGCTGGTCACCCCGGAGCAGCGGGCCCTGGTCGTCGGCCGCATGCTCGATCACTTCGGGCTCTGACCGAAACGAGCAAGGAAAACGGATGCCGCGCCGGCGCGAGCCGGGGCGGCATCCGTTCCTCTTTGCCCGCGTGCGGGTCAGTCGACGAACGCGACTCCCCGCACCGGCGCGCCGTCCCCGTCGAGCTTCAACGGGAAGAATCCGACCCGCACCTGGGCGGGGAGGTCGTCGAGCCCGGTCACGTTCTCGACGATGAGCCCGTCGCCGCCGAGCACCACGTCGTGTACCGGAAAGCCGCCGTCCGACCCGGTCGGGAAGGGACTCAGCGTGTCGACCGCGAGCACCCGCATGCCGCGCGCCATGAGCTCGCGCGCCGCAGCGGGATCGAGGGACGGATGCCGCAACCCGCGGCCCGACCCGAACCACTGCGCCCACCCGGTGTAGACGACCACGATCCCCGGCACCGCCGCGGGGATGTCGGCCGCGGCGGTCAAGGCATCCCAGCCGTACTGTTCGCCTTCGCCGACATCACGCACCCGGATCACCAGCGCGTCGCCGACGAGCTCGTCGAGCGTCACGTCGGCCATCGTCCGACCGCCGGGGACGGTGTGCGCCGGCGCGTCGACGTGGGTGCCGGTGTGGGATCCGAGGTCCAGCTGGGCGACGGCGACCCCGTCGGTCGCGAGCGTCAGGGCAGGGCGGATGGTCACCTCGGGGTCACCGGGGTAGACCATCATGCCGTCGAGGATCGGGTGACTCAGGTCGCGCAGCATCCGATCGTCACACTCCGGCAGGGCGAACGGTCACGGGCGCGTCGGCCAGATTGCCGACCGGTGTGAACGGCTCCTTGCGGCGGGTAGGCAGCGACACCAGCAGGTACAGCACGAACGTGACGAGGAACGCCGGTGCGGTGGACCCGAACGGCAGCGGCCACACGTACGCCCACACGTAGGCGAGCACAGCGCCGACCGCCCACGCGGCGATCGCGAGCCAGTTCACCCCGCCCGTGTACCAGTAGCGACCGCCCTTCGGCTGCAGGATGTCGGCCTCGTACGAGCTGCGCTTGATCAGGTAGTAGTCGACGATCATGATCGCGAAGATCGGGGCGAACAGGGCGCCGATCGTCACGAGGAACGTCGTGAACTGGGTGAGCAGCCCGAAGAACGTGGCGCCGATGATCGAGATCACGCCGAGCACGATGGCCGTCGGCAGGAACTTGATGCGCGTGCCGGGCACCGCGTTCACGACCGTGGTCACCATGCCGTAGACGACCATCGTGTTGGTGGCCATGACCGACAGGAAGATGGCGAGGCCGAACACCCAGCCGAAGGGGTCGATGATCGTGACCGGGTCGAACGGGATCGCCTCGCCGCCGCTGAGGATGACGTAACCCATGGCGGTGGCGCCGAGCGACATCGAGATGACGGTCGACAGCGTGTAGCCGACGCCCGAGCCGATGATGCTCGCGCGGGTGCTGCCGGCGAAGCGGTTGAAGTCGGCCGAGAGCACGGTCCACGAGATCGCGGTGGCGAGCACGACGTCGAACACGAGGCCGGGCGAGTAGAAGGGCTCCGCGGTGGCCGGGATGGCAGCGAACTCGGCGGGGCTGAACGAGGTGAACGCGACGACGAAGATGTAGGCGGCGATGGCGAGGATGACCGCAGCGAACCACGGCTCCACCCGGGCCACACCGGCATGCCCGAAGATGGCGAGGATCACCACGATCGTCTGGCACAGCACGGCGAAGATCACCGGGCTGGAGAAGCCGGTGACGCTCGCCACGATGTAGTCCAGCGCGATGCCGGCGAGCATCGCCTGCACCCAGCTCCAGCCCATCAGGATGAGCACGTTCGCCGCCACCGGCAGCAGGCTCCCTCGCGTGCCGAAGGGTCCGCGCGTGAGCGCCATGGTCGGCAGGCCGGTGCGCCGGCCGATCGTCCCGACGGCCACGAGCACCGCCGCGCCGGCGACCGTGCCCACCACGATCAGCAGCAGCACCAGCCCGTACGGCACGTCGGGGATGAAGAGCGTGCCGGTGAGCAGGGTGGTGACGACGAGGTTCGCCGCCAGCCAGATCATCAGCAGGCGGCCGGTCGAGTACGTGCCGCGGACGGGTCCGGCGTCGTCGGACTGGGCTTCGAGTCGCTGCTCGAGGCGGGTGTAGAGCGACATCTTCGGGGCTCCTTCGGGTGGATGCGGGACGGGGATGGGGTGCGGGAACGGGGAGATTCAGGTGAGGGGGGAGAGGTGCTCGTGCACGGCGACCAGATCGTCGCCGCGGACCGCGAAGACGATGGTCTCGCGCTCGCGGTACGACTCCGGGCCGTCGGCGGTCGTGACCGCGGTGTCGACGCTGTGGGTGAAGACGGCGCCGCCGTCGAACACCTGCACGCGGCGGTCGCTCGAGGTGCACGACGTCACGCGCCAGCCGCTCTGGAGCCACTCCTGCCACAGCCGCTCGTAGGCGGCGCGGTCGTCGAGCCGGCTCGGCTCGGTGTGGAAGACGAAGGTCGCGTCGCGTGCGAAGCCGGCGAAGTAGCGATCGGTGTCGGTTGCGGCGAACGCGTCGACGATGGCGGCCGCCGCCGCTTCGACGGCCGCGGGGTCGGGTGTCGTCATGGCTTCTCCTTCGAAGATCGGGAACGGATGCCGCTACCTCGGCGCCATCGCGCTCAGCAGCTCGTACACCACATGGCTCGCCGCCACCGCGGTCAGCTGGGCGTGGTCGTAGGCCGGGGCCACCTCGACCACGTCGGCGCCGACGATCTGCAGATCGGTCAGAGCACGCAGCATCCGGAGCAGTTCCCGGCTGGTGAGGCCGCCGGCCTCGGGGGTGCCGGTGCCGGGGGCGTGCGCGGGGTCGAGCACGTCGATGTCGATCGAGATGTAGAGCGGCTTGTCGCCGACGCGGGCGCGGATGCGTTCGACGGCCGCCTCGACGCCCTGCTCCTCGACGAACTCGCTCGAGACGATCGCGAAGCCGAGGCGCTCGTCGTCTTCGAGGTCGCTCTTGGCGTAGAGCGGGCCGCGGATGCCGACGTGCATGCTCGCCGTCAGATCGATGAGGCCCTCCTCCGACGCGCGGCGGAACGGCGTGCCGTGCGTCGTCGGCGCGCCGAAGTACGTGTCCCACGTGTCGAGGTGCGCGTCGAAGTGCAGCACCGCGACGGGACCGTGCTCGGCGTGAACCGCGCGCAGCAGCGGCAACGCGATGGTGTGGTCGCCGCCGATGACGACGAGCCGGTCGGCGCGGGTGCGAAGCTCGCGTGCGCCGGCCTCGATCTCGGCGACCGCGGCGGCGATGTCGAACGGGTTGCCGATGAGGTCTCCGGCGTCGGCGACCTGCTGCGCGCCGAATGGGAACACGTCCTGTGCCGGGTTGTACGGCCGGAGGAGGCGCGACGCCTCGCGCACGTGCGAGGGTCCGAAACGTGCGCCCGGGCGGTAGCTGACTCCGCTGTCGAAGGGCACGCCCACGACCGCCACGTCGGCGCGGCCCACTTCGTCGAGCCGGGGGAGACGCGCGAACGTCGCGATGCCGGCGAACCGGGGAACCACGCTGGCGTCGACGGGCCCGACCGGCTCGGCCTGCTGCGGGGCGTCTGTCGCGGGATCGGGATGTTGCATATATGACAACCTTTGGTACGTTACAAGCAACTGCATCCCGAAGCTACGCCCGGCGACCCGGCGCGTCAAGTGTTGGTAGGACGACCGTGCGAGCAATTCACCCCGACGCCGACCCGAACGCAACGCCCATCGGCGCCCGGCTGCGCGCCGCCCGCACCGGGCAGGGCATGTCGCTCGGTCAACTCGCCGACACCACCGGTCTGTCCAAGGGATTCCTCAGCCGGGTCGAGCGCGACGAGACGTCGCCCAGCGTGGCGACCCTGGTGCAGCTGTGCCAGGTGCTGTCGCTGCCGGTCGGCGCGTTGTTCGCCGAGCCCGAGATCCAGCGGATCTCGCTGGCCGAGGCGCCGCGCATCAACCTCGGCGGCGTCCACGCCGACGAGCGACTGATGTCGCCGCGCAGCGAGCATCGCGTGCAGCTGCTGCGGTCGGAGCTCGAGCCCGACGCCCACGGCGGCTCGGACCTCTACACGATCAACTGCGACGTCGAGGTGCTCCACGTGCTCGCCGGCAGCCTGACCGTGCGCTTCGCCGACCGGTCGGTGGAGCTGGCCCCGGGGGACGCCCTCACCTTCCCCGGGCGCGAACCGCACACCTGGCACGTCACCGGTGGCGAGCCGGCGTCGGTGCTGTGGGTGATCGTGCCGGCGCCGTGGAGCGGGTCGGCGTAGGTCCGCGGCGGTGACGTCGGCGTGCTCGCCGGCGGTGTGCTGAAGACGGATGCCTCAGCTCGTGGTCGCCAGCCAGGTGCGCACGTCCATCGCCTCGGGGAGGATCTCGCGCGTCTCGGCGGTGTCGGCCTGCAGTGGGTGGTCGTGCAGCCAGCGCCACATCGTGATGAGGTCGTTCCCGACGAAGCGGCGGAAGACGAACAGCGGCATGGGGAAGCGCGGTGGCGTGCGCCCGCGCACGTCACGGTAGATCTCGCGGCACTGCGCGATGGACCTGAGGTCCGACGCGAGGTTCAGGTCTCGCCCGGCGAAGCGATCCGGGTCGTCGAACGCCTTCGCCGCGATGGCTCCGAGGTCCCGCACGCTGAGCCATGCGACGGGGTAATCCTCTCCGAGGAGCTTCGGCATCGTGTACCAGGTGGAGGTCTGCGGAAAGTACGTCGGGTCGGTCATGAGCTCCATGAACGCCATCGGTCGCAGGACGGTCAGCGGGAGGCCGAGCCGGCGGAAGCCCTGCGCGAGCTCGATCTTGGCGTCCCACTGCTCGATGTCGCGCTTCTGATCGTCGAGCCCGGCTGACCCGTACACGACGTGCTGAACG from the Microbacterium atlanticum genome contains:
- a CDS encoding YybH family protein — protein: MTTPDPAAVEAAAAAIVDAFAATDTDRYFAGFARDATFVFHTEPSRLDDRAAYERLWQEWLQSGWRVTSCTSSDRRVQVFDGGAVFTHSVDTAVTTADGPESYRERETIVFAVRGDDLVAVHEHLSPLT
- a CDS encoding purine-cytosine permease family protein; this translates as MSLYTRLEQRLEAQSDDAGPVRGTYSTGRLLMIWLAANLVVTTLLTGTLFIPDVPYGLVLLLIVVGTVAGAAVLVAVGTIGRRTGLPTMALTRGPFGTRGSLLPVAANVLILMGWSWVQAMLAGIALDYIVASVTGFSSPVIFAVLCQTIVVILAIFGHAGVARVEPWFAAVILAIAAYIFVVAFTSFSPAEFAAIPATAEPFYSPGLVFDVVLATAISWTVLSADFNRFAGSTRASIIGSGVGYTLSTVISMSLGATAMGYVILSGGEAIPFDPVTIIDPFGWVFGLAIFLSVMATNTMVVYGMVTTVVNAVPGTRIKFLPTAIVLGVISIIGATFFGLLTQFTTFLVTIGALFAPIFAIMIVDYYLIKRSSYEADILQPKGGRYWYTGGVNWLAIAAWAVGAVLAYVWAYVWPLPFGSTAPAFLVTFVLYLLVSLPTRRKEPFTPVGNLADAPVTVRPAGV
- the speB gene encoding agmatinase; this translates as MQHPDPATDAPQQAEPVGPVDASVVPRFAGIATFARLPRLDEVGRADVAVVGVPFDSGVSYRPGARFGPSHVREASRLLRPYNPAQDVFPFGAQQVADAGDLIGNPFDIAAAVAEIEAGARELRTRADRLVVIGGDHTIALPLLRAVHAEHGPVAVLHFDAHLDTWDTYFGAPTTHGTPFRRASEEGLIDLTASMHVGIRGPLYAKSDLEDDERLGFAIVSSEFVEEQGVEAAVERIRARVGDKPLYISIDIDVLDPAHAPGTGTPEAGGLTSRELLRMLRALTDLQIVGADVVEVAPAYDHAQLTAVAASHVVYELLSAMAPR
- a CDS encoding NmrA/HSCARG family protein, with amino-acid sequence MSTTGRTIAVLGATGRQGGQVARRLLEEGWTVRALTRSPDGKKAAELQRLGADVVRADLKDPASLAAAFAGVHGVYSVQLPRAGSIEVEIDQGRNVAAAAAGAHVQHVVYGSAGLDDQKRDIEQWDAKIELAQGFRRLGLPLTVLRPMAFMELMTDPTYFPQTSTWYTMPKLLGEDYPVAWLSVRDLGAIAAKAFDDPDRFAGRDLNLASDLRSIAQCREIYRDVRGRTPPRFPMPLFVFRRFVGNDLITMWRWLHDHPLQADTAETREILPEAMDVRTWLATTS
- a CDS encoding cyclase family protein, which codes for MLRDLSHPILDGMMVYPGDPEVTIRPALTLATDGVAVAQLDLGSHTGTHVDAPAHTVPGGRTMADVTLDELVGDALVIRVRDVGEGEQYGWDALTAAADIPAAVPGIVVVYTGWAQWFGSGRGLRHPSLDPAAARELMARGMRVLAVDTLSPFPTGSDGGFPVHDVVLGGDGLIVENVTGLDDLPAQVRVGFFPLKLDGDGAPVRGVAFVD
- a CDS encoding helix-turn-helix domain-containing protein, which encodes MRAIHPDADPNATPIGARLRAARTGQGMSLGQLADTTGLSKGFLSRVERDETSPSVATLVQLCQVLSLPVGALFAEPEIQRISLAEAPRINLGGVHADERLMSPRSEHRVQLLRSELEPDAHGGSDLYTINCDVEVLHVLAGSLTVRFADRSVELAPGDALTFPGREPHTWHVTGGEPASVLWVIVPAPWSGSA